From the genome of Niabella agricola, one region includes:
- a CDS encoding major capsid protein: MAQFLFIDWAKQYLPGITIRVVNKLNDEKRLQPYRFLNMLTPRYSVTGQWNTVSTNGRMVMADVVAMDSSLPLKSRPAASRASGDIAKMGLEFSLNEKQLTDLDTMIAQNIPPAQIISTMFADVPRAVSGIYERIEYMLLEALSTGIAMAVDTDNVGTGIRLDYQVPTDHKRGVVKVWSDPTAARMDDIQKLVDVADVNGDVFVHAMADRTAIKQLLADPQFKQYYAYRQGFAGDKTIIPNLDENVVTSLFQDRWGITLEIVNRKFKQEANGVITNKTPWADGTISFLTDRNVGDLVYATLAEDNHRDEAVIYQKANDYILVSRGVDSKPSLREYTKSQARVAPAINGDVLYILDTKTVQA; encoded by the coding sequence ATGGCACAATTTTTATTTATCGACTGGGCGAAACAGTATTTGCCTGGTATTACGATAAGGGTGGTAAATAAGCTGAACGATGAAAAACGCCTACAGCCTTACCGCTTCTTGAACATGCTGACGCCTCGTTACTCTGTTACTGGTCAGTGGAATACAGTTTCTACCAATGGGCGAATGGTGATGGCCGATGTGGTTGCGATGGATTCCAGTTTGCCGCTGAAGAGCCGCCCGGCTGCTTCTCGTGCATCTGGTGACATTGCTAAGATGGGTCTGGAGTTCAGCCTGAACGAAAAACAGCTTACCGATCTGGATACCATGATTGCGCAGAATATTCCTCCTGCCCAAATCATTTCAACCATGTTCGCCGATGTTCCGCGTGCGGTTTCCGGTATCTATGAGCGTATTGAGTATATGCTGCTGGAGGCACTCTCTACTGGTATTGCAATGGCGGTGGATACAGACAATGTGGGTACCGGAATCCGCCTGGATTATCAAGTCCCCACAGATCATAAGCGTGGTGTTGTTAAGGTATGGAGTGACCCTACTGCAGCTCGTATGGATGATATCCAGAAGCTGGTTGATGTGGCGGATGTTAATGGCGATGTGTTTGTGCATGCCATGGCAGACCGCACGGCGATCAAACAACTTTTGGCCGATCCTCAGTTCAAACAGTACTACGCTTACCGCCAGGGATTTGCGGGCGATAAAACCATTATCCCCAACCTGGATGAAAATGTTGTTACATCTCTTTTTCAGGATCGTTGGGGTATCACCTTGGAGATTGTCAACCGAAAGTTTAAGCAGGAGGCCAACGGTGTTATCACCAACAAAACTCCGTGGGCGGATGGTACAATTTCCTTCCTGACCGACCGGAATGTGGGCGATCTGGTATATGCTACCCTGGCTGAAGACAACCACCGCGATGAGGCCGTTATTTACCAGAAGGCAAATGACTATATCCTGGTTAGCCGTGGAGTAGACTCTAAACCTTCACTGCGCGAATATACTAAGTCTCAGGCTCGTGTGGCTCCGGCCATCAATGGCGATGTGCTTTATATTCTCGACACTAAAACAGTACAAGCATAA
- a CDS encoding tape measure protein yields the protein MGNVDISQGGMQFNMGVNTGKLKKDLNDADNAFEKTAKGAEDAGKKIDKVFKDLAKGAAAYFTIQQGKELINNIIKVRGEFQQLEIAFSTMLQSKEKADKLMADAVNLAAKTPFGLQDVAAGAKQLLAYGFAAEDLIDNITRLGNVASGVGSQLNDLIYLYGTLKASGRVTQMDINQFAGRGIPIYAELSKVLGTTVDRVRDMVSAGQVGFPQIEKAFQNMTNKGGMFFNLMEAQSKSLTGQISNLQDSIDQMFNEIGKSNEGLFSDSISGIAYLVEHYKEIGKILTILIATYGAYRAALILTSVTHATALVGMKAFAVAETAAAIAGTRVTAIQVLQAGALNLLAAAQARFNAISAANPYLLIVTAVAGITAAYFVLRDTTTSVERAQEALNKRNEEAARFTDDLKNRTNELSAAVNSQVLPMADRIVNYKRLQELYPDLLKNMSMEEYLLKSTTDQQKSLNEAASRASFAQLRKEYEEATKKVEGLKKQLQDLKNTPGIGSFGNTAAERWSRQLEDAQNYARGLKKQLDDAEEAARLGAMTESQKLEYYTKQKNELESQIKKYEDLNGKLVRTKDGTISIRENLAAWSILGLLNQFNDLIGQINSIKGLLNGTTVMTTPAQFKEAASKLRDSAEQEADATKRKAMLKQAEEYQKKYDEMMGKVDKKAQSDAKKLANEQKRAIEQVTEAERQSTIDRSIEGEKQIAEIRERYRKIRQVLTEAKVNDPTQFSKVDALESQAITDSKYQRDTSDIEKYLNKQKDLYQKFNDYKEKVGLEAAQKEFQGKIQLDKTFADIVDTSLKNHMDAQLGKQTDAYSQARELMLRKFKTESADDSFGMDLDKRSEALVALASYNDKKEAIVRDYNEKIKALGATASAEQKAEADRQKEEALNQLKVEEADKISRYKEFTQKIIYTSKQAIAYQVKTLNGLLENANIPEDVKAGIRKQIEKLNALLKMPEKNAVDTQFDREIQKRVDLIARLGKEGKLTKEKLEELTTQINQMKADSTEIKLEISDKNLRWLDKVQPAVQQLGESLETLGGQGGFLSELGGFISTLASQIGNLRDTISQINTNQAKLSSLTVGSSEYNAQQQKMNMDAYVAAAQFAVQVITAIADASKKRKKAEEEFYINLLGLQNDYNLALVKQQQLQAELSENIFVKDYFGRAKSGMAAAITAASKYQEALDKLSEGKSKVRQKNVVDGKTTGGLVLSGAAAGAAIGAVVGGGIFSIPAAVVGAVIGGVVGLIGGLFSKKKKDVYGGLLEQYPELLKKGANGQREINKELAEALIKNNQLDDKTKKIVQNALDQKAAFEEAYKQVTQVVSDLAGGLGDELRDALVKAWKAGEEGAKAFGETVDKVLENILSNLLFHAAFDDLFDKLQTNLSEDFVYGGISDIVDSMGEFFKDAKDRIPVFNKAMKEANDLGKKYGLDIFGKNGVQNKNTIAGGVSSITQDQANALTSQFMGQRLATIELVEVQKRIEQMQYNSLNYAQQIANNTYNTVVELKNAVSSLKSMDSKMGNVQNQQRLIG from the coding sequence ATGGGTAATGTGGATATATCCCAAGGCGGGATGCAGTTTAACATGGGTGTTAATACTGGCAAGCTGAAGAAAGACCTGAATGATGCAGACAATGCTTTTGAGAAGACGGCGAAAGGGGCGGAAGACGCTGGGAAAAAGATCGATAAGGTATTCAAGGACCTGGCAAAGGGTGCTGCAGCATATTTTACGATTCAGCAAGGAAAGGAGTTGATAAATAACATTATCAAGGTTAGAGGTGAGTTCCAACAGCTGGAAATTGCATTTAGCACTATGCTGCAAAGCAAGGAAAAGGCGGACAAGTTGATGGCGGACGCTGTAAACCTTGCCGCAAAAACGCCCTTTGGTCTTCAGGATGTTGCTGCGGGAGCAAAACAGCTATTGGCGTATGGGTTCGCAGCAGAGGATCTGATTGACAATATAACCAGGTTGGGTAACGTAGCGTCTGGTGTTGGATCGCAACTTAACGACCTGATTTACCTGTACGGAACCCTTAAGGCATCAGGCCGGGTGACCCAGATGGACATTAACCAGTTTGCAGGTCGTGGTATTCCCATTTATGCTGAACTATCAAAGGTTCTTGGAACAACGGTAGATCGCGTTCGGGATATGGTTAGTGCTGGACAGGTGGGGTTCCCCCAAATAGAGAAGGCGTTTCAGAATATGACCAATAAGGGCGGAATGTTTTTCAACCTTATGGAGGCTCAAAGCAAAAGCCTTACAGGACAAATAAGCAATCTACAAGATTCTATTGATCAGATGTTTAACGAGATTGGAAAATCCAATGAAGGTCTATTTTCTGATTCTATTTCCGGGATCGCTTATTTGGTTGAGCACTATAAGGAAATTGGTAAGATTCTCACAATACTCATAGCCACTTATGGAGCCTATCGCGCTGCATTGATTCTCACATCCGTCACACACGCGACAGCGTTGGTTGGGATGAAGGCTTTTGCCGTAGCAGAAACGGCCGCGGCAATTGCCGGAACAAGGGTTACTGCGATCCAGGTATTACAGGCAGGAGCTTTGAACTTACTAGCCGCTGCGCAGGCTCGTTTCAATGCTATCTCTGCTGCAAATCCGTACTTGCTTATCGTTACAGCTGTTGCTGGTATTACGGCTGCTTATTTCGTCTTGAGGGATACGACGACTTCTGTTGAACGCGCGCAAGAGGCGCTAAACAAAAGAAATGAAGAAGCAGCCCGGTTCACCGATGATCTGAAGAATAGGACAAACGAACTGTCGGCGGCTGTAAATTCACAGGTGTTGCCGATGGCTGATCGGATAGTGAATTATAAAAGACTACAAGAGCTATACCCTGACCTACTCAAAAACATGAGTATGGAGGAATACTTGTTGAAAAGCACAACGGATCAACAAAAATCACTTAACGAGGCGGCTAGCCGTGCGTCGTTTGCTCAGCTTAGGAAAGAGTATGAGGAGGCTACAAAAAAGGTAGAGGGGCTAAAAAAGCAGCTACAGGACCTGAAAAATACTCCCGGTATCGGTTCGTTTGGTAACACCGCTGCCGAACGATGGAGCCGACAGTTGGAGGACGCACAAAATTATGCCAGAGGTTTAAAAAAGCAGCTGGATGATGCCGAAGAGGCTGCCAGACTGGGGGCAATGACCGAATCTCAAAAACTGGAATACTACACCAAGCAGAAAAATGAACTGGAAAGCCAGATTAAAAAATATGAGGACCTGAATGGAAAACTGGTACGTACAAAAGACGGTACTATATCCATCCGCGAAAACCTGGCAGCTTGGAGTATATTGGGCCTTCTGAATCAATTCAATGATTTAATTGGTCAGATCAATAGCATTAAAGGCTTATTGAACGGCACTACTGTTATGACGACTCCGGCGCAGTTTAAGGAGGCTGCTAGCAAATTGCGGGATTCGGCTGAACAGGAGGCTGATGCAACAAAGCGGAAAGCTATGTTGAAGCAGGCTGAAGAGTATCAGAAGAAGTACGACGAGATGATGGGCAAGGTTGATAAAAAGGCTCAGTCTGACGCAAAAAAGTTAGCCAATGAACAAAAGCGTGCCATTGAACAGGTAACTGAAGCTGAGCGTCAATCTACCATCGATAGGTCAATTGAAGGGGAAAAGCAGATAGCTGAAATTCGTGAACGGTATAGGAAAATTAGACAGGTGCTTACTGAGGCTAAAGTGAATGATCCGACACAGTTTTCAAAAGTTGATGCGCTGGAATCACAAGCTATCACGGATAGCAAGTACCAACGAGATACCAGCGACATAGAGAAGTACCTTAATAAACAGAAGGATCTATACCAGAAGTTTAATGACTATAAGGAAAAAGTTGGATTGGAGGCGGCCCAAAAGGAATTTCAGGGCAAAATACAACTTGATAAGACGTTTGCTGACATTGTTGATACTTCCCTGAAAAATCACATGGATGCACAATTGGGAAAACAAACCGATGCTTATTCACAAGCCAGAGAGTTGATGTTGCGGAAGTTCAAAACAGAGTCTGCCGATGATTCTTTCGGGATGGATCTGGATAAAAGGTCGGAAGCATTGGTTGCGTTGGCGTCCTATAATGATAAGAAAGAGGCAATTGTCCGGGATTACAACGAAAAAATAAAAGCATTGGGGGCAACAGCTTCTGCTGAACAGAAGGCGGAGGCTGACCGGCAAAAAGAGGAGGCGCTTAACCAGCTGAAAGTTGAAGAGGCCGATAAAATATCCAGATACAAGGAGTTTACCCAAAAGATTATTTATACCAGCAAACAGGCGATTGCTTACCAGGTGAAAACCCTCAACGGATTGCTGGAAAATGCCAATATCCCGGAGGATGTTAAGGCTGGGATCCGAAAGCAGATCGAAAAGCTCAATGCCCTGCTAAAGATGCCGGAAAAAAATGCGGTAGATACCCAGTTTGATAGGGAGATTCAAAAACGCGTGGATTTGATCGCCCGCTTGGGTAAGGAAGGTAAGTTGACAAAGGAAAAACTGGAGGAGCTGACTACACAGATCAACCAGATGAAGGCCGACAGTACAGAAATTAAACTTGAAATATCTGATAAGAATTTGCGTTGGTTGGATAAGGTGCAACCGGCCGTGCAACAGCTGGGCGAATCTTTAGAGACGTTGGGTGGTCAAGGGGGATTTCTTTCTGAACTGGGTGGATTTATTTCAACATTGGCGTCACAGATCGGTAATCTACGGGATACTATTAGCCAGATCAATACCAACCAGGCAAAGCTTAGCAGTTTAACTGTTGGGTCATCTGAGTATAATGCCCAACAGCAGAAGATGAACATGGACGCTTATGTGGCGGCTGCGCAATTCGCTGTTCAGGTTATCACTGCTATCGCGGATGCATCAAAAAAACGTAAAAAAGCTGAAGAGGAATTTTACATCAATCTTCTTGGCCTCCAAAATGACTATAACCTGGCACTTGTCAAGCAGCAGCAATTGCAGGCTGAGTTGTCGGAGAACATTTTTGTTAAGGACTATTTTGGCCGGGCTAAGTCGGGGATGGCAGCTGCCATAACTGCAGCCAGTAAATACCAGGAGGCATTAGATAAACTTTCTGAAGGTAAATCTAAAGTTAGACAGAAGAATGTCGTTGACGGCAAAACCACTGGAGGTCTTGTTCTGTCTGGAGCGGCTGCAGGTGCGGCAATAGGGGCGGTAGTAGGGGGTGGTATATTTTCGATACCTGCCGCCGTGGTTGGAGCAGTGATTGGAGGAGTTGTGGGGTTGATCGGTGGCCTTTTTTCTAAAAAGAAAAAGGATGTTTACGGTGGATTGCTGGAGCAATATCCGGAACTGCTGAAAAAGGGCGCTAACGGCCAACGCGAAATCAATAAGGAGCTTGCAGAAGCGCTGATAAAAAACAACCAGCTGGATGACAAGACTAAGAAGATAGTTCAAAATGCACTGGACCAGAAGGCCGCTTTTGAGGAGGCATATAAGCAGGTTACACAGGTTGTTAGTGACCTGGCAGGCGGGTTGGGCGACGAACTTCGGGATGCATTGGTAAAAGCCTGGAAAGCTGGCGAAGAAGGCGCTAAGGCCTTTGGGGAGACGGTTGACAAGGTGCTGGAGAATATTCTATCTAACCTGCTGTTTCATGCTGCATTTGATGACCTGTTTGATAAGCTGCAAACAAACCTGTCTGAAGATTTTGTATATGGTGGGATCTCAGATATTGTCGATTCGATGGGTGAGTTTTTCAAAGACGCCAAAGACAGGATACCTGTTTTCAATAAAGCAATGAAGGAGGCTAACGATTTGGGAAAGAAGTATGGCCTTGATATTTTCGGAAAGAACGGGGTGCAAAATAAAAACACCATCGCTGGCGGCGTTTCAAGCATTACACAGGACCAGGCCAACGCATTGACCAGCCAATTTATGGGACAGCGATTGGCAACTATTGAATTAGTTGAAGTTCAGAAACGCATAGAGCAAATGCAGTATAACAGTTTAAATTATGCTCAACAGATAGCTAACAACACTTACAATACTGTTGTAGAATTGAAAAACGCGGTTTCCTCTTTGAAATCAATGGATTCCAAGATGGGTAACGTACAAAACCAACAGCGCTTAATAGGATGA
- a CDS encoding phage portal protein yields MTIEEILQEDDLAKRVQYLQSQANNTDEDIEAAEKQLDPNQHSVTDPNKRPKRKVKIVEKDANGTQTSKEEYKEVNRTPFSYQSDIVDKRVSFVFGNPLQVTTASKNVNADAVLNAIISVNKDVKIDSVNREMARTQYSFKEVAEYWFTLPGDRQNRYGFDSEIKIKCVLFKPQDGDRLYPFKDEFGDLVAFSRAYKVKEIDNTEIKYFETWTKGSYTRLIENGSGWIEDVSEYAKKADTYVKAIGKIPIAYSYQPNTEWYKVQRLCDRNDILASNHGDINDRHSKPILKARGVVTTKIDDFVQMEGPESELDYISWNNATDSVESEFARNEDKIYTSTRTPKTSFEALSGKGNILSGEGQKMAFMDAHLEVMNKMEIHDIHLTRRYNIIKSILGVMNNSWKSSMSEINIDVKVTPYMMGGDTEKIQQLIDLYTNNMISLETACKMNPLFEDALAEYNRIKEEKEANDKAAAGLDALQNSGE; encoded by the coding sequence ATGACCATTGAGGAGATATTACAGGAGGACGACCTGGCTAAACGGGTTCAGTACCTTCAGTCACAAGCTAACAATACCGATGAGGACATAGAGGCGGCTGAAAAGCAGTTGGATCCCAACCAGCATTCTGTCACAGACCCCAACAAGCGACCAAAACGTAAAGTAAAGATTGTTGAGAAGGATGCTAATGGCACCCAAACATCAAAAGAAGAATATAAGGAGGTAAACCGTACTCCATTCAGTTACCAATCGGATATTGTTGATAAGCGCGTATCCTTTGTCTTTGGAAATCCATTACAAGTCACCACAGCATCAAAGAATGTCAACGCGGATGCAGTTCTGAACGCAATTATTTCTGTCAATAAGGATGTTAAGATTGATTCTGTTAACCGGGAGATGGCCCGAACACAGTATTCATTTAAGGAGGTGGCAGAATATTGGTTTACGCTACCAGGTGACAGGCAGAATCGGTACGGATTTGATAGTGAGATAAAGATCAAATGCGTTCTGTTTAAACCACAGGATGGGGATCGGCTGTATCCATTTAAGGATGAATTTGGTGACCTGGTGGCGTTTTCCAGGGCCTACAAGGTAAAGGAGATTGATAATACGGAGATAAAGTACTTTGAGACATGGACAAAGGGTTCATACACCAGGTTGATAGAAAACGGATCGGGGTGGATTGAGGACGTAAGCGAATATGCCAAGAAGGCGGACACCTATGTTAAGGCAATCGGTAAAATACCAATTGCATACTCTTACCAACCAAATACTGAGTGGTACAAGGTGCAGCGCTTGTGTGACCGGAATGATATTTTGGCCTCAAATCACGGCGACATCAATGACCGGCATTCAAAGCCCATCCTGAAGGCGCGAGGCGTTGTTACGACCAAGATTGATGACTTTGTACAGATGGAGGGGCCGGAGTCAGAACTGGACTACATATCCTGGAATAATGCAACCGATAGTGTGGAGTCCGAGTTTGCCCGTAATGAAGATAAGATTTACACCAGCACCAGAACCCCCAAGACGTCATTTGAGGCATTGTCCGGTAAGGGCAATATCCTGTCAGGTGAGGGTCAGAAAATGGCATTCATGGATGCCCATCTGGAGGTGATGAATAAAATGGAGATTCACGACATCCACCTGACCCGTCGGTACAACATCATTAAGTCAATACTGGGGGTGATGAATAACAGCTGGAAGTCCTCTATGTCTGAAATCAATATTGACGTGAAGGTGACACCGTATATGATGGGTGGGGATACCGAAAAAATTCAGCAGCTGATCGACCTGTATACCAATAATATGATTTCCCTTGAAACTGCATGTAAGATGAATCCCCTGTTTGAGGATGCGTTAGCGGAATATAATAGGATAAAGGAGGAGAAGGAGGCGAACGATAAGGCCGCCGCCGGTCTGGATGCATTACAAAATAGCGGAGAGTGA
- a CDS encoding A1S_2505 family phage non-structural protein codes for MVLYKNSRVTPKKIVSLQPGEVFVFGSNLAGIHGAGAAKMAMMWGAKYGKGAGRQGQTFAIPTKDAQIKTLPIDRIKVFVDLFVEYATLGHNTFLVTEIGCGLSGYEPKDLAPLFYGCTYLDNVWLPQRFWDVLNG; via the coding sequence ATGGTACTGTATAAAAATTCAAGAGTGACCCCGAAAAAAATAGTTTCTCTACAACCTGGAGAGGTTTTTGTTTTTGGTTCGAACCTTGCAGGCATACATGGCGCGGGTGCTGCCAAAATGGCTATGATGTGGGGTGCAAAATATGGTAAAGGCGCTGGTCGCCAGGGGCAGACATTTGCCATACCCACAAAGGATGCCCAAATCAAGACGTTGCCGATTGACAGGATAAAGGTTTTTGTTGATTTATTCGTGGAGTACGCAACATTGGGCCATAATACGTTTTTAGTAACAGAAATCGGATGTGGCCTTTCGGGGTATGAGCCAAAGGATTTAGCGCCATTGTTTTATGGCTGTACATATTTGGATAATGTTTGGCTGCCCCAACGGTTCTGGGATGTGCTCAATGGATGA
- a CDS encoding HNH endonuclease — MKLRGRRLKQFKDRANKAARYAINKRLVEYLRVNDPEYYGKTLCRSYYQNIIRFLGLESDSVQMLGRVKLRQLIVDEYSNPFSRIYNGRGEHGSVFYTSDKWLSLRDQALTIYGKVCMKCGRKGYAHVDHIRPRSTYPQYELNFNNLQILCADCNMEKGNKNEIDYRPDWAKRMYVLLIKSKSNGTV; from the coding sequence ATGAAACTAAGAGGAAGGAGGCTTAAGCAATTTAAGGATCGGGCGAACAAGGCCGCAAGGTATGCCATCAACAAGCGATTGGTAGAATACTTAAGAGTAAATGATCCTGAGTATTATGGAAAAACTCTTTGTAGGTCTTATTATCAAAATATAATAAGGTTTTTGGGGTTGGAGTCCGATAGTGTACAGATGTTGGGCCGGGTAAAACTTAGACAGCTAATTGTTGATGAGTACAGTAATCCATTTAGCCGAATTTACAATGGACGCGGAGAACACGGGTCCGTTTTCTACACTTCAGATAAGTGGTTGTCTTTGAGGGATCAAGCACTTACTATTTATGGTAAGGTTTGTATGAAATGTGGCAGAAAGGGATATGCCCATGTTGATCACATAAGGCCGCGTAGCACATACCCGCAGTATGAATTAAATTTCAACAACCTTCAAATACTTTGCGCTGATTGCAATATGGAGAAGGGTAATAAAAATGAAATTGATTATAGGCCTGATTGGGCAAAGAGAATGTATGTTTTATTGATTAAATCAAAGAGTAATGGTACTGTATAA